In a single window of the Nicotiana tomentosiformis chromosome 10, ASM39032v3, whole genome shotgun sequence genome:
- the LOC138899697 gene encoding uncharacterized protein, translating to MSRFVRVKTSDLIPVDDMPFPEKWNMNLVARMPEPIPGLKQWVEGLVLQRPYSERAWVELSKGLGKDVSMRPPSSDEEVPTPKQVKEKKIKDASSSLVSEKKNRQRNLTSPRRALEHGAGVRNLTEKCDSNKLLSEKLRADLATARDEHEEMAEQVDELLAEVEKFKENMDVLASKKEAVQAQLELAETQLRVVEENASVQIEKIKELQHRLDLATSDKACLADELELARSEVAEANKRVDAKVAQFRIDV from the exons ATGAGTCGATTTGTTCGAGTTAAAACCTCAGACCTGATCCCTGTCGATgatatgccatttcctgagaaatggaatatgaacc TCGTGGCTCGGATGCCGGAACCGATTCCGGGtcttaaacaatgggttgaaggtttggtgttgcagagaccgtactccgagcgtgcttgggtgGAACTATCAAAGG GACTTGGGAAGGATGTTTCCATGAGGCCCCCATCTAGTGATGAAGAGGTCCCTACCCCGAAGCAGGTCAAAGAGAAGAAGATAAAAGATGCATCGAGTTCCCTGGTCTCGGAAAAGAAAAACCGGCAAAGAAATCTCACAAGCCCAAGGAGAGCTCTG GAGCATGGGGCCGGAGTTCGGAACCTCACTGAGAAGTGTGACTCCAacaaacttcttagtgagaagcttcgGGCAGATTTGGCAACAGCTCGAGATGAACACGAGGaaatggctgagcag GTAGATGAGCTACTGGCCGAGGTGgaaaaattcaaagaaaatatGGACGTCCTTGCCTCGAAAAAAGAGGCCGTCCAAGCGCAATTAGAGTTGGCTGAGACCCAGCTTCGGGTTGTAGAAGAAAATGCCTCGGTGCAGATCGAGAAGATTAAGGAGCTTCAGCATCGATTGGATTTGGCCACTTCTGATAAGGCATGCTTGGCCGATGAACTCGAAttggccagatctgaggtggccgaggccaataaaagagttgatgctaaagtggcccagttcaggatcgatgtttAG
- the LOC138899696 gene encoding uncharacterized protein, whose translation MAISCTIIEDLDQYVTCSINNNGDIMYITIVYAKCHVHLREELWDNIKNFAEGNTSPWMVVGDFNFIIDLEENKGGVAHNISKSMAFINCILDSGLIDLGYSCSPFTWCNGCEPRRRIWARLDRALANSEWIQAFAETSIENLVRTSSDHSPLLISISNPQTEPKKYFRFLDFWTKQQGFMQVVEDAWKIQVEGGPMWKFYFKLKNVCKRLSYWSNNTIGNIFDKNKELQSKLEEL comes from the coding sequence ATGGCTATTAGTTGCACTATTATTGAAGATTTGGATCAATATGTTACTTGCTCAATCAACAATAATGGGGACATCATGTACATTACAATAGTATACGCTAAGTGCCACGTTCATTTAAGGGAAGAGTTATGGGATAATATTAAGAACTTTGCTGAAGGGAACACCTCTCCTTGGATGGTAGTAGGggattttaattttattattgatCTAGAGGAGAATAAAGGAGGTGTTGCTCACAATATATCTAAGAGCATGGCATTTATCAATTGCATCTTGGATAGTGGACTAATTGATTTGGGCTATTCTTGCTCTCCTTTCACATGGTGTAATGGATGTGAACCTAGAAGGAGAATTTGGGCAAGACTAGACAGAGCTCTTGCCAACTCTGAATGGATCCAAGCTTTTGCAGAAACCTCTATTGAAAATCTTGTTAGAACTAGCTCTGACCATTCGCCATTGCTTATTTCCATCTCTAATCCTCAAACTGAACCCAAAAAATACTTCAGATTTCTGGATTTTTGGACTAAACAACAGGGATTCATGCAAGTAGTTGAAGATGCTTGGAAAATTCAAGTGGAGGGAGGTCCCATGTGGAAATTTTACTTCAAGCTTAAAAATGTTTGCAAAAGGCTCTCTTATTGGTCGAACAATACTATTGGCAATATTTTTGACAAGAACAAAGAGCTACAGTCTAAGCTTGAGGAATTATAA
- the LOC108942911 gene encoding probable LRR receptor-like serine/threonine-protein kinase At2g16250, giving the protein MRHFKVEMRHQLFFCFVIFLLFDSTYEQLLSWREERLALIQLRSSLGLRAKEWPIKANPCTNWRGISCKNGRVTEINISGFKRTRIGEQNPQFLIDALQNLTFLESFNASNFALPGSIPEWFGYRVASSLQILDLRFCSITGLIPLSFGNLRKLTILYLSNNGLTGTVPLSLGRLSSLAVLDLSQNSLFGSIPTSIGSLRNLILLDMSQIICLGLFLLPFGLYLSCKS; this is encoded by the coding sequence ATGAGACATTTCAAAGTTGAAATGAGGCACCAATTGTTTTTTTGTTTCGTCATTTTCTTGCTCTTTGACTCCACATATGAGCAGCTATTAAGTTGGAGAGAAGAGAGATTGGCTTTAATTCAATTGAGATCTTCTTTAGGATTAAGAGCCAAAGAATGGCCAATAAAGGCTAATCCATGTACAAATTGGAGAGGTATTAGTTGCAAGAATGGCCGAGTCACTGAAATCAACATCTCTGGTTTCAAACGTACTAGAATTGGAGAACAAAATCCTCAATTCTTGATTGATGCTCTTCAAAATTTGACCTTTTTGGAGTCATTTAATGCATCAAATTTTGCACTACCGGGTTCTATTCCAGAATGGTTTGGTTATAGAGTTGCATCTTCTTTACAAATTCTTGATCTTAGGTTCTGTTCAATTACTGGTCTTATTCCATTAAGTTTTGGAAATTTGAGGAAATTAACCATTTTATATTTGTCCAATAATGGCCTTACTGGGACAGTGCCATTGAGTTTGGGTCGGTTGTCGAGTCTAGCAGTTCTTGATCTTTCACAGAATTCGCTTTTTGGGTCGATTCCCACATCAATTGGGTCTCTTAGGAACCTTATTTTGCTTGATATGTCCCAAATAATTTGTCTGGGGCTATTCCTCCTGCCATTTGGACTTTACCTAAGTTGCAAATCTTGA
- the LOC138899695 gene encoding uncharacterized protein, whose translation MVERLKPQLAITPVSWDKPTDEVFKLNVDGCFKGNPGSAGCGGILRDHLGQLIIAFSSYLGVTTNNYAEAQAIKTGLIWCIDHGFNTLEIESDSLILIKMIKNDICASWEIKDFIDDIHSMLAHGSFQFNHILREGNIPADLLANLTEHDKINAFFNDIISLPRKIIAILENDTRIRPNFRIRVRKNTFIFDPG comes from the coding sequence ATGGTGGAAAGACTCAAACCTCAATTGGCCATCACTCCAGTAAGTTGGGATAAGCCAACTGATGAGGTTTTCAAGCTAAATGTGGATGGTTGTTTCAAAGGAAATCCCGGTAGTGCTGGGTGTGGGGGAATTCTAAGAGATCACCTCGGCCAATTGATCATAGCTTTCTCTTCTTATCTAGGTGTTACCACCAACAATTATGCAGAGGCACAAGCTATTAAAACGGGATTGATATGGTgcatcgatcatggcttcaataCTCTAGAAATTGAATCTGACTCTTTGATTTTGATCAAAATGATCAAAAATGACATATGCGCCTCCTGGGAGATCAAggattttattgatgatattcattCTATGTTAGCTCATGGTTCCTTCCAATTTAATCACATATTGAGGGAAGGAAATATTCCAGCTGACCTTCTAGCCAATCTTACTGAACATGATAAGATCAATGCTTTCTTCAATGACATTATAAGCTTACCAAGGAAGATTATAGCCATATTGGAGAATGATACAAGGATTCGTCCAAACTTTAGAATTCGGGTGCGAAAGAACACCTTCATATTCGACCCCGGCTGA